The proteins below come from a single Kitasatospora sp. NBC_00315 genomic window:
- a CDS encoding bacterial proteasome activator family protein: MTKPMNERSQQESYQASGGQSQDGPKVLIVGPDGLPVGQGFARFGDDEGFEPRELPVTEMVEQPAKVMRIGSMIKQLLEEVRAAPLDEASRVRLKDIHASSIKELELGLAPELVAELERLSLPFTEDTIPTEAELRIAQAQLVGWLEGLFHGIQTALFAQQMAARAQLEQMRRALPPGLHGAEPEPEEFGEGRGMRSGPYL; this comes from the coding sequence ATGACGAAGCCGATGAACGAGCGCTCGCAGCAGGAGTCGTACCAGGCGTCCGGCGGCCAGTCGCAGGACGGCCCGAAGGTGCTGATCGTCGGGCCGGACGGGCTGCCCGTGGGCCAGGGATTCGCCCGGTTCGGCGATGACGAGGGGTTCGAGCCGCGCGAACTCCCGGTGACGGAGATGGTCGAACAGCCGGCGAAGGTCATGCGGATCGGCAGCATGATCAAGCAGCTGCTGGAGGAGGTCAGGGCGGCGCCTCTGGACGAGGCCAGCCGGGTGCGGCTGAAGGACATCCACGCCAGTTCGATCAAGGAGCTGGAGCTCGGCCTGGCGCCCGAGCTGGTCGCCGAGCTGGAGCGGCTGTCGCTGCCGTTCACCGAGGACACCATCCCCACCGAGGCCGAGCTGCGGATCGCGCAGGCCCAGCTGGTGGGCTGGCTGGAGGGCCTCTTCCACGGCATCCAGACCGCGCTGTTCGCCCAGCAGATGGCCGCCAGGGCCCAGTTGGAGCAGATGCGCCGGGCGCTGCCGCCCGGACTGCACGGCGCCGAGCCCGAGCCGGAGGAGTTCGGCGAGGGCCGGGGAATGCGTTCCGGTCCCTACCTCTAG
- a CDS encoding MBL fold metallo-hydrolase, with translation MTSSPPEESAGPDDPTARRAGAPDVRPLETAVFTGPESAFFATSTLILGERTAILVDAQLTRSAGRELAEWVAGKGRRLLAIVITHEHPDHYFGAEEVLRLFPEAQLLAAPPVVEGILRTAAAKVAQWKPVYGDDIPDHPLVPAQLLPQPLMIDRQLIPVLLLGQADCGGSTVVHVPSVGTVVAGDFAYNGTHVWTADTTPEQRAQWAHNLDRIAGLGAEHVIAGHRAPDRGDDAAGVLGFTAQYLRDFDARLREHPSDAEALVTAMNERYAELTLPAFLELGAAANVARRQVADVALRPREAVEEDEIVEGEIVEDEDPGGR, from the coding sequence GTGACGTCGTCCCCGCCCGAGGAGAGTGCCGGACCGGACGACCCGACGGCCCGCCGCGCCGGGGCACCGGACGTCCGTCCGCTGGAGACCGCGGTCTTCACCGGGCCCGAGTCGGCCTTCTTCGCGACCTCCACGCTGATCCTCGGCGAGCGGACCGCGATCCTGGTGGACGCCCAGCTCACCCGCAGCGCCGGACGGGAGCTCGCCGAGTGGGTGGCCGGCAAGGGGCGCCGCCTGCTGGCGATCGTCATCACCCACGAGCACCCCGACCACTACTTCGGCGCCGAGGAGGTGCTGCGGCTCTTCCCCGAGGCGCAGCTGCTGGCCGCGCCGCCGGTGGTGGAGGGCATCCTGCGCACGGCCGCCGCCAAGGTGGCCCAGTGGAAGCCGGTCTACGGGGACGACATCCCCGACCACCCGCTGGTGCCCGCGCAGCTGCTCCCGCAGCCCCTGATGATCGACCGGCAGCTGATCCCCGTGCTGCTGCTCGGCCAGGCCGACTGCGGCGGATCGACCGTGGTGCACGTCCCCAGCGTCGGCACCGTGGTCGCCGGGGACTTCGCGTACAACGGCACCCACGTCTGGACCGCCGACACCACGCCGGAGCAGCGCGCGCAGTGGGCGCACAACCTCGACCGGATCGCGGGCCTGGGCGCCGAGCACGTCATCGCCGGTCACCGGGCCCCCGACCGGGGCGACGACGCGGCCGGGGTGCTCGGGTTCACGGCGCAGTACCTGCGGGACTTCGACGCCCGGCTGCGTGAACACCCCTCGGACGCGGAGGCACTGGTCACCGCCATGAACGAGCGGTACGCCGAGCTGACGCTGCCCGCCTTCCTGGAGCTCGGCGCGGCCGCGAACGTGGCCCGGCGGCAGGTGGCCGACGTCGCACTGCGGCCGCGCGAGGCGGTGGAGGAGGACGAGATCGTCGAAGGCGAGATCGTCGAGGACGAGGACCCCGGCGGCCGCTGA
- a CDS encoding protein kinase, producing MSEDGSTAGGHSLGNGRYQLQHLLGEGGMASVHLAYDNVLDRQVAVKTLHTELGREQSFRERFRREAQAVARLEHTNIVTVYDSGEDVAADGATTPYIVMQLVEGQPLRDALNEAIAQHGAMPTERALKITAGVLSALEASHDAGLVHRDIKPGNVMFDRKGVVKVMDFGIARALQSGVTSMTQTGMVVGTPQYLSPEQALGKSVDARSDLYSVGCMLFELLTGRLPFDGDSPFSIAYKHVQEEPPVPSSLNRALPPAVDALVARALRKDPAHRFPTAEAMREEVERVLGGAGTGSPLRAGTPLVIGEGPRSAHASTSLTNMPQVPGDLRTPAPQVQQPYQPQHTAPQYGPQTPPPPYRTPAPQAPHTPQPFAQSQPFAQSQPYGTPPPHGFQQTPAPFPQQAHTPVPMPMPQPVQQPVFAPRPANSNNGCATALVVVGIIVGVIVLVLIIIGIVATKADSTAAPAGRTVHSLALAPQSVTPHPKDLAATGVGPR from the coding sequence ATGAGCGAGGACGGCAGTACGGCCGGGGGCCACTCCCTGGGCAACGGCAGGTACCAGCTGCAGCACCTGCTCGGTGAGGGCGGCATGGCCTCCGTCCACCTCGCGTACGACAACGTGCTGGACCGCCAGGTCGCGGTGAAGACGCTGCACACCGAACTGGGCCGTGAGCAGTCCTTCCGGGAGCGGTTCCGCCGCGAGGCGCAGGCCGTCGCCCGGCTCGAACACACCAACATCGTCACGGTCTACGACTCCGGCGAGGACGTCGCCGCCGACGGCGCCACCACGCCGTACATCGTGATGCAGCTGGTCGAGGGCCAGCCGCTGCGCGACGCGCTCAACGAGGCCATCGCCCAGCACGGCGCCATGCCCACCGAGCGGGCGCTGAAGATCACCGCCGGTGTGCTGTCCGCGCTGGAGGCCTCGCACGACGCGGGCCTGGTGCACCGCGACATCAAGCCCGGCAACGTGATGTTCGACCGCAAGGGCGTCGTCAAGGTGATGGACTTCGGCATCGCCCGCGCGCTGCAGTCCGGTGTCACCTCGATGACCCAGACCGGCATGGTCGTCGGCACCCCGCAGTACCTCTCCCCCGAGCAGGCGCTCGGCAAGAGCGTGGACGCCCGCTCCGACCTCTACTCGGTCGGCTGCATGCTGTTCGAGCTGCTCACCGGCCGGTTGCCGTTCGACGGCGACTCCCCCTTCTCGATCGCCTACAAGCACGTCCAGGAGGAGCCGCCGGTGCCCTCCTCGCTGAACCGGGCGCTCCCCCCGGCGGTGGACGCGCTGGTGGCCCGCGCGCTGCGCAAGGACCCGGCGCACCGGTTCCCGACCGCCGAGGCCATGCGCGAGGAGGTCGAGCGGGTGCTCGGCGGCGCCGGCACCGGCAGCCCGCTCCGGGCCGGCACCCCGCTGGTGATCGGCGAGGGCCCCCGGTCCGCGCACGCCTCGACCTCGCTCACCAACATGCCGCAGGTGCCGGGCGACCTGCGCACGCCCGCGCCGCAGGTGCAGCAGCCGTACCAGCCGCAGCACACCGCCCCGCAGTACGGCCCGCAGACGCCCCCGCCGCCGTACCGGACGCCGGCGCCGCAGGCCCCGCACACGCCGCAGCCCTTCGCGCAGTCACAGCCCTTCGCGCAGTCGCAGCCGTACGGGACGCCGCCGCCGCACGGGTTCCAGCAGACGCCGGCGCCCTTCCCGCAGCAGGCGCACACCCCCGTGCCGATGCCGATGCCCCAGCCCGTCCAGCAGCCGGTGTTCGCGCCGCGGCCGGCGAACAGCAACAACGGCTGCGCCACCGCGCTGGTGGTGGTCGGCATCATCGTCGGTGTGATCGTCCTGGTGCTCATCATCATCGGGATCGTGGCGACCAAGGCCGACTCCACGGCCGCCCCGGCCGGTCGGACCGTGCACAGCCTCGCGCTCGCCCCGCAGTCGGTGACTCCGCACCCGAAGGACCTCGCCGCCACCGGCGTCGGCCCTCGGTGA
- a CDS encoding response regulator, whose translation MTTNGHIRVFLLDDHEVVRRGVHDLLSVEGDIEVVGEAGTAAEALARIPAVHPDVAVLDVRLPDGNGVEVCREVRSRLPDIRCLMLTSFSDDEALFDSIMAGASGYVLKAIRGSDLISAVRDVAAGKSLLDPVATSRVLERLRDGGEKQDERLAQLTKQERRILDLIGEGMTNRQIGNELHLAEKTVKNYVSSLLAKMGMERRTQAAAFVARHQADQQH comes from the coding sequence GTGACGACAAACGGACATATCAGAGTATTTCTTCTCGACGATCACGAGGTGGTCCGGCGGGGCGTCCACGATCTGCTGTCCGTCGAGGGCGACATCGAGGTGGTCGGCGAGGCCGGCACCGCCGCCGAGGCGCTGGCCCGGATCCCCGCCGTGCACCCCGACGTCGCCGTCCTGGACGTCCGGCTGCCGGACGGCAACGGCGTGGAGGTCTGCCGCGAGGTCCGCTCCCGGCTGCCGGACATCCGGTGCCTGATGCTCACCTCGTTCTCCGACGACGAGGCGCTCTTCGACTCGATCATGGCCGGGGCCTCCGGGTACGTGCTGAAGGCGATCCGCGGCAGCGACCTGATCAGCGCCGTCCGGGACGTCGCGGCCGGCAAGTCGCTGCTCGACCCGGTCGCGACCAGCCGGGTGCTGGAGCGGCTGCGCGACGGCGGCGAGAAGCAGGACGAGCGGCTCGCCCAGCTGACCAAGCAGGAGCGCCGCATCCTCGACCTGATCGGCGAGGGGATGACCAACCGGCAGATCGGCAACGAGCTGCACCTGGCCGAGAAGACGGTGAAGAACTACGTCTCCAGCCTGCTCGCCAAGATGGGCATGGAGCGCCGCACCCAGGCCGCCGCCTTCGTGGCCCGCCATCAGGCCGACCAGCAGCACTGA
- a CDS encoding NAD(P)H-quinone oxidoreductase, translating into MRAITIPKPGGPDALTWAEVPDPVPGPGEVLVEVAATAVNRADLLQRQGFYDPPPGASPYPGLECSGRIAGLGPGVAGWGIGDEVCALLAGGGYAQRVAVPVGQLLPVPEGLSPEEAAALPEVASTVWSNLFMVAHLRPAETVLLHGGASGIGTMAIQLAKAVGARVLVTAGSARKLERCAELGADVGIDYREQDFVQAVREATGGAGADVVLDIMGAKYLQRNVDALALNGRLVIIGLQGGASAELDLGTLLAKRAAVVATSLRGRPLAEKAAIVAGVREHVWPLIESGVVKPVVDRVLPLAEAARAHRVLEEGEQVGKVVLRV; encoded by the coding sequence ATGCGAGCCATCACGATTCCCAAGCCCGGCGGCCCCGACGCGCTGACCTGGGCCGAAGTTCCCGATCCGGTGCCCGGGCCGGGCGAGGTGCTGGTCGAGGTCGCGGCGACCGCCGTCAACCGGGCCGACCTGCTGCAGCGTCAGGGCTTCTACGACCCGCCGCCGGGTGCCTCGCCCTACCCGGGACTGGAGTGCTCCGGCCGGATCGCCGGGCTCGGTCCGGGCGTGGCCGGCTGGGGCATCGGCGACGAGGTGTGCGCCCTGCTGGCCGGCGGCGGCTACGCGCAACGGGTGGCGGTGCCGGTCGGGCAGCTGCTGCCGGTGCCCGAGGGGCTGAGCCCGGAGGAGGCCGCCGCGCTGCCGGAGGTGGCCTCGACGGTCTGGTCGAACCTGTTCATGGTGGCGCATCTGCGCCCCGCCGAGACGGTGCTGCTGCACGGTGGGGCGAGCGGCATCGGCACCATGGCGATCCAGCTCGCCAAGGCGGTCGGCGCCCGGGTGCTGGTGACCGCCGGCAGCGCGCGGAAGCTGGAGCGCTGCGCCGAGCTCGGCGCGGACGTGGGCATCGACTACCGCGAGCAGGACTTCGTGCAGGCCGTCCGGGAGGCCACCGGCGGCGCCGGTGCGGACGTGGTGCTGGACATCATGGGCGCCAAGTACCTGCAGCGGAACGTGGACGCCCTGGCCCTGAACGGGCGGCTGGTGATCATCGGGCTCCAGGGCGGGGCGAGCGCCGAGCTCGACCTCGGCACGCTGCTCGCCAAGCGGGCCGCCGTGGTCGCGACCTCGCTGCGGGGCCGTCCGCTGGCGGAGAAGGCGGCGATCGTGGCGGGCGTGCGGGAGCACGTGTGGCCGCTGATCGAGTCGGGCGTGGTGAAACCGGTGGTCGACCGGGTGCTGCCGCTGGCCGAGGCGGCCCGGGCGCACCGGGTGCTGGAGGAGGGGGAGCAGGTGGGCAAGGTGGTCCTGCGGGTGTGA
- a CDS encoding TrkA family potassium uptake protein, with protein MTHENPPPRSGARPSRLWLAGRGARNVARGGSEADRRITLPTRTATPPLRQVMKRLLLAFGVLALTTLIVWADSAGYNDNADGSVDLLDAAYYATVTLSTTGYGDITPVSDSARLVNILVITPLRVVFLIILVGTTLEVLTERTRQQWRIGRWRSTVREHTVVIGYGTKGRSAVHTLLGQGVPKDSIVVVDPQQKVVDQAARDGLVGVVGDATRTDTLLRAELPRAAQVVIAPQRDDTAVLVTLTARQLNKAATVVAAVREDENAPLLRQSGADVVVTSSSSAGRLLGMSMLSPRAGAVMEDLLTYGTGLDVVERPVTRAEAGRSPRECADLVVAVLRGRRLLNYTDPEAGTLQLTDRVITIRQASPLAD; from the coding sequence ATGACCCACGAGAACCCCCCACCGCGCTCCGGTGCCAGGCCGTCGCGGCTGTGGCTCGCCGGCCGCGGAGCCAGGAACGTCGCGCGCGGCGGCTCGGAGGCCGACCGTCGGATCACGCTGCCCACCCGGACCGCGACGCCGCCGCTGCGGCAGGTGATGAAGCGTCTGCTGCTCGCGTTCGGCGTGCTGGCCCTCACCACGCTGATCGTCTGGGCCGACAGCGCAGGCTACAACGACAACGCCGACGGCTCCGTCGACCTGCTGGACGCCGCCTACTACGCCACCGTCACCCTCTCGACCACCGGGTACGGCGACATCACCCCGGTCAGCGACAGCGCCAGGCTCGTCAACATCCTGGTGATCACGCCGCTTCGCGTGGTCTTCCTGATCATCCTGGTCGGCACCACCCTGGAGGTGCTCACCGAACGCACCCGCCAGCAATGGCGCATCGGACGATGGAGGTCCACCGTGCGCGAGCACACCGTCGTGATCGGCTACGGCACCAAGGGCCGCAGCGCCGTGCACACCCTGCTCGGCCAGGGCGTGCCCAAGGACTCCATCGTCGTGGTGGACCCCCAGCAGAAGGTGGTCGACCAGGCCGCCCGGGACGGTCTGGTCGGCGTGGTCGGCGACGCCACCCGGACGGACACCCTGCTGCGGGCCGAACTGCCGCGCGCCGCCCAGGTCGTGATCGCCCCGCAGCGGGACGACACCGCCGTCCTGGTCACCCTGACCGCCCGCCAGCTCAACAAGGCCGCCACCGTGGTCGCGGCGGTGCGGGAGGACGAGAACGCGCCGCTGCTGCGACAGAGCGGCGCCGACGTGGTGGTCACCAGCTCCAGCTCGGCCGGGCGGCTGCTCGGCATGTCGATGCTCAGCCCCCGCGCGGGCGCCGTGATGGAGGACCTGCTCACCTACGGCACCGGGCTCGACGTGGTCGAGCGGCCGGTCACCCGGGCCGAGGCGGGCCGCAGTCCGCGCGAGTGCGCCGACCTGGTGGTCGCCGTACTGCGGGGGCGGCGGCTGTTGAACTACACCGACCCGGAGGCCGGCACCCTCCAGCTGACCGACCGGGTGATCACCATCCGGCAGGCGTCCCCCCTGGCCGACTGA
- a CDS encoding protein kinase has product MAKTQQPGDGEGDRTVGRENAERPAPGGSERAGEATAPTAALPASAAVPGPQTPGRGSAAPLGTVGDGRYRLTHRLGRGGMAEVLAAQDVRLGRTVAVKLLRPELAQDDIARLRFGREAQSVAGLNHHSIVAVYDTGEEHHGEESTPYIVMELVEGRTVRELLVDEEAPPVDQALIIIAGVLEALAYSHRHGIVHRDIKPANVIITTGGAVKVMDFGIARALTGAASTMTQTGMVMGTPQYLSPEQALGKPVDHRSDLYAAGCMLYELLTLRPPFTGDTPLSVVYQHVQDAPVPPSQANPRVPAGLDALVLRSLAKNPDDRFQDADEFRAHLQHALRMLHGGEGAGYPGGAAAAAAAGLAAAGQGLGGGYPGQGAGGATGGYGSQGGTAVTEAFGASRPSDPTALLPYQNSAPAHTPPTPYPVVGGPHGGGHGGGDDGDQGRGRGPWGWVAGVLAVLLAAGVGIGLAVSGAFDQKSRDPITTPPASVSSQPSPTDQESSSLPSPTSAKPTQQQSDAQTFVPTTSPSKHFTPSASPSASASASKSPTASASPTSTGSASASAKPSTANPSPSQPAESASP; this is encoded by the coding sequence ATGGCAAAGACGCAGCAGCCGGGCGACGGCGAGGGTGACCGGACCGTCGGCCGGGAGAACGCCGAGCGGCCCGCCCCCGGCGGGTCCGAGCGCGCGGGCGAGGCCACCGCTCCGACCGCGGCCCTCCCGGCGTCCGCCGCCGTGCCCGGTCCGCAGACCCCGGGTCGCGGCAGCGCGGCCCCGCTCGGCACCGTGGGCGACGGCCGCTACCGCCTGACCCACCGGCTCGGCCGGGGCGGCATGGCGGAGGTGCTCGCCGCCCAGGACGTCCGGCTCGGGCGGACGGTCGCCGTCAAGCTGCTGCGCCCCGAACTGGCCCAGGACGACATCGCGCGGCTGCGCTTCGGCCGCGAGGCGCAGTCGGTGGCCGGCCTCAACCACCACTCGATCGTCGCGGTGTACGACACCGGCGAGGAGCACCACGGCGAGGAGTCCACGCCGTACATCGTGATGGAGCTGGTCGAGGGCCGCACCGTCCGCGAGCTGCTGGTGGACGAGGAGGCGCCGCCGGTCGACCAGGCGCTGATCATCATCGCCGGGGTCCTGGAGGCGCTCGCCTACAGTCACCGGCACGGCATCGTGCACCGGGACATCAAGCCCGCCAACGTGATCATCACGACCGGCGGCGCGGTCAAGGTGATGGACTTCGGCATCGCCCGGGCGCTGACCGGGGCCGCCAGCACGATGACCCAGACCGGCATGGTCATGGGCACCCCGCAGTACCTCTCGCCCGAGCAGGCGCTCGGCAAGCCGGTCGACCACCGCTCCGACCTGTACGCGGCCGGCTGCATGCTGTACGAACTGCTGACGCTGCGCCCGCCGTTCACCGGTGACACGCCGCTGTCGGTGGTCTACCAGCACGTCCAGGACGCGCCCGTACCGCCGTCGCAGGCCAACCCGCGGGTGCCGGCCGGGCTGGACGCCCTGGTGCTCCGCTCGCTGGCGAAGAACCCCGACGACCGCTTCCAGGACGCGGACGAGTTCCGCGCCCACCTCCAGCACGCGCTGCGCATGCTGCACGGCGGCGAGGGGGCCGGCTACCCGGGCGGGGCGGCCGCGGCCGCCGCCGCGGGCCTGGCCGCCGCCGGGCAGGGCCTGGGCGGCGGGTACCCGGGCCAGGGCGCGGGCGGCGCCACCGGCGGCTACGGCTCGCAGGGCGGCACCGCCGTCACCGAGGCGTTCGGCGCGTCCCGCCCGAGCGATCCGACGGCACTGCTCCCGTACCAGAACTCGGCGCCCGCGCACACGCCCCCGACCCCCTACCCGGTGGTCGGCGGGCCGCACGGCGGCGGCCACGGCGGCGGCGACGACGGCGATCAGGGCCGCGGGCGCGGGCCGTGGGGGTGGGTGGCCGGTGTGCTGGCGGTGCTGCTCGCGGCCGGTGTCGGCATCGGGCTCGCGGTGAGCGGCGCCTTCGACCAGAAGAGCCGGGATCCGATCACCACGCCGCCGGCGAGCGTCAGTTCCCAGCCCTCGCCGACGGATCAGGAGTCGTCCTCGCTGCCCTCCCCGACCTCCGCCAAGCCGACCCAGCAGCAGAGCGACGCCCAGACCTTCGTGCCCACGACGTCCCCGAGCAAGCACTTCACCCCGTCGGCGTCGCCGTCGGCGAGCGCGAGTGCCTCGAAGTCGCCGACCGCCTCGGCCTCGCCGACCAGCACGGGCAGCGCGAGCGCGAGCGCCAAGCCGTCCACCGCCAACCCGTCACCCTCGCAGCCGGCCGAGAGCGCCTCGCCCTGA
- a CDS encoding phosphotransferase enzyme family protein, whose product MGTLSPPVPHAALAAVLRGHRVGRLLTAVPVTEGLLNRGYRVTTEAGPYFLKCYVDAATASRPTITAQHRATAGLRARGLPVPPPLAAADGRTVTALGGRLFALFPWTEGGHRHGTELDLSQCDALGALLGRLHGALDEVCAPVPQPAGYRSADPRDSTLLAARLRRRAREHQPYGSFDALAEQRLGERLELLTALAHRRPAPDAAPPTGWTHGDFHGLNLLYGGGEIRAVLDWDKLGPQPRAEEAVRGATLLFNDRLTGVLDLVRVRHYSQAYRAVGAAGSDELAAAVHRVWWERLNDFWILQWHYQRGDHRADPLFAATAGQLAWWCQEYEQILDAFTN is encoded by the coding sequence ATGGGGACGCTCAGCCCGCCCGTCCCGCACGCCGCGCTGGCCGCCGTCCTGCGGGGCCACCGGGTGGGCCGCCTGCTGACCGCCGTGCCCGTCACCGAGGGACTGCTCAACCGGGGCTACCGGGTCACCACCGAGGCCGGCCCCTACTTCCTCAAGTGCTACGTCGACGCGGCCACCGCGAGCCGCCCGACGATCACCGCCCAGCACCGGGCCACCGCCGGCCTGCGGGCGCGGGGCCTGCCCGTCCCCCCACCGCTGGCGGCCGCCGACGGCCGCACCGTGACCGCCCTCGGCGGCCGGCTGTTCGCGCTGTTCCCCTGGACCGAGGGCGGTCACCGGCACGGCACGGAGCTGGACCTGTCGCAGTGCGACGCCCTGGGCGCGCTGCTCGGCCGGCTGCACGGCGCACTCGACGAGGTCTGCGCTCCCGTCCCGCAACCCGCCGGATACCGCAGCGCCGACCCCCGGGACAGCACCCTGCTGGCCGCCCGGCTGCGCCGCCGGGCCCGCGAGCACCAGCCCTACGGGTCGTTCGACGCGCTGGCCGAGCAGCGGCTGGGCGAACGGCTGGAACTGCTGACCGCCCTCGCCCACCGGCGGCCCGCCCCGGACGCGGCCCCGCCCACCGGCTGGACCCACGGGGACTTCCACGGCCTCAACCTGCTGTACGGGGGCGGCGAGATCCGCGCCGTCCTCGACTGGGACAAGCTCGGGCCGCAGCCGCGCGCCGAGGAGGCCGTCCGCGGCGCCACCCTGCTCTTCAACGACCGGCTGACCGGCGTGCTCGACCTGGTCCGGGTCCGCCACTACTCGCAGGCCTACCGGGCCGTCGGCGCGGCCGGGTCGGACGAGCTCGCGGCGGCCGTGCACCGGGTCTGGTGGGAGCGGCTGAACGACTTCTGGATCCTGCAGTGGCACTACCAGCGCGGCGACCACCGGGCCGACCCGCTGTTCGCCGCCACGGCGGGCCAGTTGGCGTGGTGGTGCCAGGAGTACGAACAGATCCTGGACGCCTTCACCAACTGA
- a CDS encoding molybdopterin molybdotransferase MoeA gives MSWPRARDAARRAGHRSPAPAALHLELAEAYGHVLAEPLTALTDLPAFDTAAMDGWAVAGPGPWRPTGRLLAGEPAAPLADGAAVEIATGAQLPPGATAVLRREHGRGDGVLLHERTPGALTPGQDVRPRGQECHRGDQLLAVGTPVGPSVLGLAAASGHDRLAVHRRPTVELLVLGDELLDQGLPQPGRVRDALGPLLLPWLRAAGAEVLGRRPVRDDFGLLRDAVRHSPADVVVTTGGTAAGPVDFLHQALTAAGARLLVDGVAVRPGHPMVLAELPDGRHLVGLPGNPLAAVAGAVTLALPLLHRLGGRAAGAPRTLPAATDLPGHPHDTRLVPVRRTEHGVLPLAFDGPAMLRGLVLADALAVVAPGGVRAGAVVELLPVP, from the coding sequence CTGTCCTGGCCGCGGGCCCGCGACGCGGCCCGCCGCGCCGGCCACCGGAGCCCGGCGCCCGCTGCGCTGCACCTGGAGCTCGCCGAGGCGTACGGTCACGTCCTGGCCGAGCCGCTCACCGCGCTCACCGACCTGCCCGCCTTCGACACCGCCGCGATGGACGGCTGGGCCGTCGCCGGCCCCGGTCCCTGGCGCCCGACGGGCCGGCTGCTCGCCGGGGAGCCGGCCGCGCCGCTCGCCGACGGCGCCGCCGTGGAGATCGCCACCGGCGCCCAGCTGCCGCCCGGTGCCACCGCCGTCCTGCGGCGCGAGCACGGCCGCGGCGACGGAGTCCTGTTGCATGAGCGCACTCCCGGCGCGCTGACCCCCGGACAGGACGTCCGCCCGCGCGGCCAGGAGTGCCACCGGGGCGACCAGCTGCTCGCCGTCGGCACCCCGGTCGGGCCGTCCGTGCTCGGCCTGGCCGCCGCCAGCGGCCACGACCGGCTGGCGGTCCACCGGCGACCCACCGTCGAACTTCTGGTGCTCGGCGACGAACTGCTCGACCAGGGCCTGCCGCAGCCCGGCAGGGTCCGCGACGCGCTCGGTCCGCTGCTGCTGCCCTGGCTGCGCGCGGCCGGCGCCGAGGTGCTCGGCCGGCGTCCGGTGCGGGACGACTTCGGACTGCTGCGGGACGCCGTGCGGCACTCGCCCGCCGACGTGGTGGTCACCACGGGGGGCACCGCGGCCGGGCCGGTCGACTTCCTGCACCAGGCCCTGACGGCGGCCGGCGCCCGCCTCCTGGTGGACGGCGTGGCGGTCCGGCCGGGGCACCCGATGGTGCTCGCCGAACTGCCCGACGGCCGGCACCTGGTGGGTCTGCCCGGCAATCCGCTGGCCGCCGTGGCCGGCGCCGTCACGCTCGCCCTGCCGTTGCTGCACCGGCTGGGCGGCCGGGCCGCCGGCGCTCCCCGGACCCTGCCGGCCGCCACCGACCTGCCCGGCCACCCGCACGACACCCGCCTCGTGCCCGTCCGCCGGACCGAGCACGGCGTGCTGCCGCTGGCCTTCGACGGTCCCGCGATGCTGCGTGGTCTGGTGCTGGCCGATGCCCTCGCCGTGGTGGCGCCGGGCGGTGTCCGGGCCGGGGCCGTGGTCGAGCTGCTCCCCGTGCCGTGA